In Streptosporangiales bacterium, the genomic stretch GCCGACCCGTGGTTCGAGATCCAGGAGCGCATCCTCCGGCACCCCGCGGTGTTCGTCGCCGCCGTGAACGGTGCCGCTCTCGGCGGCGGACTCACCCTGGTGAACAACTGCGAGATCGCCGTGGCGTCCGACGCCGCCGTGTTCGGCATGCCCGAGATCGGGCTGGGCACGTTCCCCGCCCTCTCCGGCGCGTCGACACTGCACCGCATCCTGCCCAAACATGCCGCATACCTCGTCCTCACGGCGGATCGTGTCGACGCGGAGAAGGCGTTGCGCTGGGGTCTGGTGACTGAGGTGGTACGGCCTGACGACGTGCTGTCTCGCGCCAAGGAGATCGCGGCGATCGTGGGAAAGCTCGACCCGGTCGTGGTCGACTTCAGCAAGAGGGCGGTGCGCGAGGTACCGACCATGGACTGGTCCAGGAGTATCGACTACGGCCTGCGCACCGGGATGGTGGTCCGCGCCAACTCGGATGCCGCCGTCGCCGGCGTCACGCGCTTCCTCGATCGCGCCGAGAGGGGAGGAGGTAACACATCGGCACCGAGCTCCACGACGGCGGAACCGCACACCTGAGCCCCTACCACCATCCCTCTTCCATGTGACGCGACGCATTCCCAGGTCGCCGCCCGAACCCATCGAACCATCCACAGAGACCTCTCTTCATAGGCGCGGAGAAACGTCATGGATCGCACTCCAGCCGAGCCGCTGCTCGAGGCGCGCAACCTCACCAAGTACTACCCATTGGCCCGGAAGGCGCCGTGGTCCAGGCGCACCGGCGTGGTGCGGGCCGTCGACGGGATCTCGTTCTCACTCGGGGAGCAGGAGACGATCAGCCTGGTCGGCGAGTCCGGCTGTGGCAAGACGACCACGGCGCGAATGATCCTCGATCTCGAGAGGCCCACGAAGGGCGAGATCGTCTACCGGAGCAGGGACCTGAGAACCCTGAGGGGCAGCAGCCGCCTCGAGTACCGCACGTCGGTCCAGGCCGTGTTCCAGGATCCGACGACCTCCCTCGATCCGCGGCGGCGCGTGCGCGCGATCGTGGGAGAGCCGCTGGCGGTGAACCGCAAGCTGAGCCATGGGGAGCTGAACAGGCACGTCGACGAGCTGCTCACTGCCGTGGGGCTCGACCTGTCCCAGGCGAGGAGCTTCCCGCACGAGCTCAGCGGAGGCATGCGCCAGCGCGTGGCCGTGGCGCAGTCGCTGGCACTGCGGCCGTCGCTGATCGTGCTCGACGAGCCGGTCTCGGCGCTCGACGTCTCCATCCGTGCGCAGATCATGAACCTGTTGAAGGACCTGCAGACCGAGTTCGGCCTCTCGTACCTGCTCATCGCGCACGACCTGGCGACGGTCCGCTACCTGAGTGACCAGGTGGCGGCGCTCTACCTCGGGCAGATCGTCGAGATCGGCGACTCCGAGATCATGTTCACCCGCAGCCTGCACCCGTACACCCTGGCGCTGATCTCCGCGGCCGACAGCTCGGAGGACCGTGACGGTCGGCCACGCATCGTGCTGCAGGGCGACGTGGCGTCGCCGGCCGACCCGCCGTCGGGTTGCCGGTTCCACCCACGCTGCTGGCTGCGGACCCAGCTCTCCGACACCGAGCGCTGTACGACCGAGGCTCCGGCGCTGCGTCCCCTCGGGGAGAACCACAGGGTGGCCTGTCACTTCGCCGAGACGCTGACCGAGCCCGAGCAGCGTAAGCGACTGCTCGATGTCGCCCGCGAGGCGAGCCGCGACCCGGCCGATACCACGCCGGCCACACCGACAGGTGTCGGTGCCGCACCCGGGCGGGGAGAGGAGGACTGGTCGTGACCAACTACATCCTCAGGCGACTCTGGCAGGGCGTGATCTCGATCATGCTGCTGCTGACCCTGGTCTTCTTCTTGAGCCGGACGACGGGTAACCCGCTGGACCTGCTGGTCCCCATCGACGCCACGCCGGAGACGATCGCCAACATCTCCCGGCAGAACGGTCTCGACAAGCCGTTGATCGTGCAGTACCTGTACTACATCGGCAACCTGTTCACCGGCGACATGGGCACGTCGATCCGCTACCGACAACCGGTGTGGGATCTCTTCAAGGACGCGTTCCCCAACAGCCTGCGGCTGGTGATTCCGTCCTTCATCTCGGCGATCGTCATCGGCATCCCGCTCGGCGTGCTCGCGGCCACCTCGCGGCTGCGGATCGCCCGTCGCCTGTTGGCGGCCGTCGGTGTCGTCGGTATGGCCACGCCGCTGTTCTGGCTGGCGATCCTGTTGATCTTCCTCTTCTCCGTCAAGCTCGGCGTGCTGCCGTCGTCACAGATGGGAGGTATCGACCACTACGTCATGCCGGTCGCCGCGATGACGATGTTCATCATGGCGGGCCTGCTCCGGCTGACTCGGTCGAGCATCCTCGATGCGATGGACAGCGAGTACGTCAAGCTGGCGCGGCTCAAGGGCCTGTCCGAGAACCGGGTCATCTGGAAGCACGCGCTGCGCAACTCGCTGACCGCGGCCGTGGCGTTCCTCGGCGTCCTGCTCTCGTTACTGCTGACCGGGAGCACGGTGATCGAGACGGTCTTCGCGTGGCCGGGCACGGGACGGCTCACCTACGACGCACTGGTGTCCCGCGACTATCCCCTCGTCCAGGGCATCGTGCTCATCACGGCGATCTTCATCATCTTGGTGAATCTCGTGGTCGACATCCTGCACGCCTATCTCGAACCGAGGATCCGGCTATGAGCGCTCTGGACCTGGGCCCGCGCGACGTGCAGGTACCGCTCGAGGACCTGACGTTCAAGGTGAAGCGGCGCTCGCTTCCCTGGGTGACGCTGTTGATCGTGGGGTTCTTCATCTTCGTGGGACTCTTCGCGCCGCTGCTGACCTCCTACAGCCCGACGGCGCCCGATCTCATCAACCGCCTGCAGCCACCGAGCGCGGAGCACTGGCTCGGCACCGACAGCCTCGGGCGCGACATGGTGACGCGCCTGTTCCACGGGGCCAGGATCACGCTGACCGTGGTGACGTTCGCACTCCTCATGGGGTCGGGCGTCGGGCTGGTGCTCGGCATGGTGGCGGGCTACTTCGGCGGCGCGGTCGACGCGGTCATCTCGCGCATCGTCGACGCGGTCCTCTCGATCCCCGGCCTCTTCTTCGGCCTGCTGTTCGCGGCGACACTGGGCACCGGCATCAAGTCGGTCGTCTTCGCCATCTCGCTCATCCTGTGGTCGAGGTTCGCACGGGTGATCAGGAGCGAGGTGAGGTCGATCAGGGAACGGGACTTCGTATCGCAGTCCCGTGTGATCGGATGCTCCCGACTCCGCACGATCGTCGTGCACGTGTTCCCGAACGTGCTGAGCACGATCATGGTGCTCGTCTCCATCAACCTCGGTGAGGTCATCCTCCTCGAGGCCGCGCTGAGCTTCCTCGGGGCGGGCATCCCGCCGCCCAACCCCTCGTGGGGAGCGATGATCGCCGAGGGTCAGCGCTACCTGACGACGGCATGGTGGATGGCACTGACCCCGGGGGTGGCCATCCTGCTCGCGGTGCTGTCGGTGAACCTGCTGGGTGACTGGGTCCGTGAACGTCTCGACCCGCGGCTGCGCGACAAGGTGTGACCCGATGACCGAAAAGAACGGCAGCACACCGACCGATGCGCCGGGCTCCCTGGTGCTCTCGGTGGAGGACCTGCAGATCTACTTCTACAGCCGACGCGGTGTCGGCAAGGCCGTCGACGGCGTCAGCCTCGACCTCTACCGAGGACAGACCCTCGGCGTCGTCGGCGAGTCGGGAAGCGGCAAGAGCGTGACGGCGGCCGCGCTGGTGGGGCTGCTGCCCAAGCCGGCGGCACGCATCCTCGGCGGCCGGATCCTCTTCAACGGCGAGGACCTGACCGACAAGTCCAACGACCAGTGGCGTGCGTACCGGGGCAAACACATCGCGATGATCCTGCAGGACCCGCTGAGTGCACTCAACCCGGTCTTCACGATCGGCAATCAGGTGTACGAGCCGCTGAAGCTGCACAAGCGGCTCTCGGGTACACCGTTGAAGCAGCGGGCGATCGAGCTGCTGAGGCTGATGCGGATTCCCGCCGCCGCGGACCGGCTCAACAGCTACCCGCACCAGTTCAGCGGTGGCATGCGCCAGCGGGTCGTCGGCGCCATCGGGCTGGCCGGCGAGCCCGAGGTGCTCATCGCGGACGAGCCGACGACCGCGCTCGACGTTACCGCGCAGGCCGCATACATCCGGCTGCTCAAGGACGTGCAGAGGCGGACCAACCTGGCGATGCTGTTCATCACCCACGACTTCGGCATCGTCGGCGACGTCTGCGACAGGGTCGCGGTCATGTACGCGGGGCGTGTGGTGGAGACCGCGAGCACGCGATCGATCTTCCACGCGCCGTCGCATCCGTACACCAAGGCGCTACTGCGCTCCGTCCCGGACCTGAAGAAGGGCGCGGACCGCCTGGTCTCGATCCCGGGCGCGCCGCCGTCGATCTACGGCCAGCCCGCGGGCTGTCGCTTCCATCCGCGCTGCTGGCTCTACGACCAGCTGGGTCAGCCGGAGCGCTGCCGGACGGACGTGCCGGCGCTGTCGAGCGTCGCCGAGAGCCACACGGCGGCGTGCCACTTCACGGACGAGGCCATGCGGCGCGAGATCCAGGTCGAGGATCGGGCCCGTCCGGTCGTGTCACCCGCCACGGACGACGCGTGACGGCAAACGAGGCGGCGGAGGAAGGAGAGACGGCGTCCCCGCGACCGAGTGGTCTGCCGCTTGCGGCCGCACTCGCGGCCACGCTGCTCGGCATGATGCCAGCGTTCCTCATCGGTGGCCTCGCCATCTTCATCCGCCACGATTTCGGCGTGAACGAGGCCGAGTTCGGACTCTCGATCAGCATGTTCTTCCTCGTGTCCGCGGGTCTGTCGATCCCCGGCGGGATGGTTGCACAACGGCTGACGGCCCGCGGCGGGCTCGCCCTGTGCGGCGTCCTGACCGGGATCGCGCTGCTGGGGGTTGCGCTGGTCGCCGACCGCTGGTGGACCTTCATCGGGTTTCTCGCGATCGGGGGTCTCGGCAACGCGCTCGGCCAGCCCGTCTCGAACCGCATCCTCGTCGCGCTCGTCCCGTTGAATCGGCGCGGCGTCGCGTTCGGCATCAAGCAGTCGGCGGTCCCGCTGAGCGGCCTGCTCGCCGGTCTCGTCGTGCCGCTGGTCGCCTATGTCGGCGAGTGGCGATGGGTCGTCGGAAGCCTCGCGGCGGCCGGACTGGTCGTCGTGTTCGTGGGTGTCGCCCGGCTCGCGCTAGCCTCTCCCGAGGCCGCGCCGGCAGGGCTGCCGAGGCTGAGCGACCCCGTCCCGCTCTTCCTCATCGCACTCGCCGGGCTCCTCGGCTCCATCGGGGTCACGGCGACCGGATCTTTCCTGATCCTCTCCCTCGTCGACCGGGGCACGAGCGTCGGACTGGGTGGCGGCCTGCTCGCCGCAGGGAGCCTCACCGCGATCGCGGCGCGCGTGGTGCTCGGCTGGCTCGTCGACCGCCTCGGGCTCTCCAGGCACACGCTGCGGTTGATGGCACTCGTCCTGTGTGCCGGCGCTCTGGGATACGTGATCCTGTCGTTCGCGACGGCACAGGTCACACTCGTCGTCGGCGCGATGCTCGCGCTCGTCGGTTCGTCCGGCTGGCAGGGCATGTACCACTTCTCGGTCGTGTCCCGCTACGCCGCGGTGCCCGCCACCGCGACAGGGATCGCGCAGAGCGGGATGTACGCCGGCGGGATCGTCGGGCCCCTCGTATTCGGACTGGTCGTCGTCCACGTCGGTTACGGCGCGGCCTGGTTGGTGACCACGGCGACATCGCTCACCGCGATCGTGTTCGTCGCCGTGGTCGAGCTGCGGGCGCGAGCGCGCACGGCCACGAGCGTGACCTGACCGTAGGGATCGGTGCCGTCAGCCGAGAGGGAGGGTGGCGACGGGAGCGCCGGCTCGCTGCCCGCGGGTGAACGCGGTTCCAAACGGCTTGGAGAGCTCGTCCAGCGTGTCGAGGATCGCCTCGCCCTCCGCGCCGGTCGCGAGCGCCGGCTCGCCGCGCCGGTAGACGAGCTCGCCACTGCTGAGCACGAGCGGACGGATCTCCAGGGACGCGGAACCGCCACCGACGTCGAGGCTCACCATGATCGCCTCCCAGAACCGGCGGTGCGCGGAGAATCCCACCTCCACGGCGTCGAAGTAGTCGCGTGGCGTCGACGTGGCCGCGTCGACGCCCTGGAGCAGGTAGGCCGCCTCGGGGAGATATGGCACGGTCTCGGGCGTGAAGAAGAAGTTCCCTGTCGAGTAGAGGATCGGCTTGCCCTGGTAGACCTCCACGCCACGGATGCAGTGCGGGCCGTGGCCGATGACGACGTCGGCTCCGGCGTCGATCCACCGGTGGGACGCCTCGACGAGGAAGTCCGGGAGGTCGTACGAGTTCCAGCCGTCTGCGGCTCCCTCGTGGCAGTGCACGCTGACGGCGACGACATCGGCGGACCTGCGTGCGAAGTCGACGGACCGGTCGATGTCGTCGAGGTCGTGCGGGTGCGCTCTCGTGTTGACCCTCGTCTCGTCACCCACCGTGAAGACGGTGCCCGCGAACGGCACGGTGGAGCCGGCGCGAACGTTTGGGCCGCCGGTCATGAAGATCCGCGACTTGCTTGCCGCCACCCGGTCCACCCTGGCGGCCGCCGTGCCGAGGCGCTCGTCGAGATCGGCCAGGTAGCGGATGTCGTCCTCCGTGACGGAGTAGGTCGTGGACCAACGCAGCGGGTTGACACCGGAACGGCCCGTCGTACGGAGGTTCGGGTCCGTGGCGAGGCTGACGTCGGCGGTGCTAGCACACACACCCACGAGGGCAAACCGTCCCGCCGGACTGTCGACGAACACCGGTTCCCGTGCCTCACCGAGCGTACGACCGGCACCGGCGAACGGCAGCCTCGCCGCGGACAGCCTG encodes the following:
- a CDS encoding ATP-binding cassette domain-containing protein, which encodes MDRTPAEPLLEARNLTKYYPLARKAPWSRRTGVVRAVDGISFSLGEQETISLVGESGCGKTTTARMILDLERPTKGEIVYRSRDLRTLRGSSRLEYRTSVQAVFQDPTTSLDPRRRVRAIVGEPLAVNRKLSHGELNRHVDELLTAVGLDLSQARSFPHELSGGMRQRVAVAQSLALRPSLIVLDEPVSALDVSIRAQIMNLLKDLQTEFGLSYLLIAHDLATVRYLSDQVAALYLGQIVEIGDSEIMFTRSLHPYTLALISAADSSEDRDGRPRIVLQGDVASPADPPSGCRFHPRCWLRTQLSDTERCTTEAPALRPLGENHRVACHFAETLTEPEQRKRLLDVAREASRDPADTTPATPTGVGAAPGRGEEDWS
- a CDS encoding MFS transporter, with protein sequence MTANEAAEEGETASPRPSGLPLAAALAATLLGMMPAFLIGGLAIFIRHDFGVNEAEFGLSISMFFLVSAGLSIPGGMVAQRLTARGGLALCGVLTGIALLGVALVADRWWTFIGFLAIGGLGNALGQPVSNRILVALVPLNRRGVAFGIKQSAVPLSGLLAGLVVPLVAYVGEWRWVVGSLAAAGLVVVFVGVARLALASPEAAPAGLPRLSDPVPLFLIALAGLLGSIGVTATGSFLILSLVDRGTSVGLGGGLLAAGSLTAIAARVVLGWLVDRLGLSRHTLRLMALVLCAGALGYVILSFATAQVTLVVGAMLALVGSSGWQGMYHFSVVSRYAAVPATATGIAQSGMYAGGIVGPLVFGLVVVHVGYGAAWLVTTATSLTAIVFVAVVELRARARTATSVT
- a CDS encoding ABC transporter permease subunit yields the protein MTNYILRRLWQGVISIMLLLTLVFFLSRTTGNPLDLLVPIDATPETIANISRQNGLDKPLIVQYLYYIGNLFTGDMGTSIRYRQPVWDLFKDAFPNSLRLVIPSFISAIVIGIPLGVLAATSRLRIARRLLAAVGVVGMATPLFWLAILLIFLFSVKLGVLPSSQMGGIDHYVMPVAAMTMFIMAGLLRLTRSSILDAMDSEYVKLARLKGLSENRVIWKHALRNSLTAAVAFLGVLLSLLLTGSTVIETVFAWPGTGRLTYDALVSRDYPLVQGIVLITAIFIILVNLVVDILHAYLEPRIRL
- a CDS encoding ABC transporter permease subunit yields the protein MSALDLGPRDVQVPLEDLTFKVKRRSLPWVTLLIVGFFIFVGLFAPLLTSYSPTAPDLINRLQPPSAEHWLGTDSLGRDMVTRLFHGARITLTVVTFALLMGSGVGLVLGMVAGYFGGAVDAVISRIVDAVLSIPGLFFGLLFAATLGTGIKSVVFAISLILWSRFARVIRSEVRSIRERDFVSQSRVIGCSRLRTIVVHVFPNVLSTIMVLVSINLGEVILLEAALSFLGAGIPPPNPSWGAMIAEGQRYLTTAWWMALTPGVAILLAVLSVNLLGDWVRERLDPRLRDKV
- a CDS encoding ATP-binding cassette domain-containing protein, yielding MTEKNGSTPTDAPGSLVLSVEDLQIYFYSRRGVGKAVDGVSLDLYRGQTLGVVGESGSGKSVTAAALVGLLPKPAARILGGRILFNGEDLTDKSNDQWRAYRGKHIAMILQDPLSALNPVFTIGNQVYEPLKLHKRLSGTPLKQRAIELLRLMRIPAAADRLNSYPHQFSGGMRQRVVGAIGLAGEPEVLIADEPTTALDVTAQAAYIRLLKDVQRRTNLAMLFITHDFGIVGDVCDRVAVMYAGRVVETASTRSIFHAPSHPYTKALLRSVPDLKKGADRLVSIPGAPPSIYGQPAGCRFHPRCWLYDQLGQPERCRTDVPALSSVAESHTAACHFTDEAMRREIQVEDRARPVVSPATDDA